Proteins found in one Macaca nemestrina isolate mMacNem1 chromosome 4, mMacNem.hap1, whole genome shotgun sequence genomic segment:
- the LOC139362709 gene encoding uncharacterized protein — MTVRDTSWRPQFNPLNFSQKFQKLLKQQVQGMKRRSHARGEPGNGEMITGCDLTGAAPLSGSGKHSLDFSPLHTRILPRALPGLPDSAMGCRLLCCVTLCLLQAGSLDTAVSQIPKYLVTQTGKEEYLKCEQNLGHDTMYWYKQDSKKLLKIMFSYNNKKLFINETVSNRFSPDSPDKARLILHIKPLELGDSAVYFCASSQGTALQSHRIPVHKPPSSARKLWASVCTCTQGSSLHCLMASDGVSVCSTDG, encoded by the exons ATGACTGTCAGAGACACATCCTGGAGGCCACAATTCAACCCTCTCAACTTTTCCCAGAAATTTCAAAAACTTTTAAAGCAGCAAGTGCAGGGCATGAAAAGGAGGAGCCATGCTAGAGGAGAGCCTGGGAATGGGGAAATGATTACAGGCTGTGACCTCACTGGCGCAGCCCCTCTCAGCGGCAGTGGAAAGCACAGCCTAGACTTctcaccactgcacaccagaATCCTGCCCCGGGCCTTGCCTGGTCTGCCTGACTCTGCCATGGGCTGCAGGCTCCTCTGCTGTGTGACCCTCTGCCTCCTCCAAGCAG GTTCCTTGGACACAGCTGTTTCCCAGATTCCAAAATACCTGGTCACACAGACAGGAAAGGAGGAGTACCTTAAATGTGAACAAAATCTGGGTCATGATACTATGTATTGGTATAAGCAGGACTCTAAGAAATTGCTGAAGATAATGTTTAGCTACAATAACAAGAAGCTCTTTATAAATGAAACAGTTTCAAATCGCTTCTCACCTGACTCTCCAGACAAAGCTCGTTTAATTCTTCACATCAAGCCCCTGGAGCTTGGTGACTCTGCTGTATATTTCTGTGCCAGCAGCCAAGGCACAGCCCTGCAGAGTCACCGCATTCCTGTGCACAAACCTCCCAGCTCAGCCAGGAAGCTGTGGGCCAGTGTGTGCACCTGCACCCAAGGCTCCAGTCTCCACTGTCTGATGGCCTCTGATGGAGTTTCAGTCTGTAGTACAGACGGCTAG